The following coding sequences are from one Macaca mulatta isolate MMU2019108-1 chromosome 7, T2T-MMU8v2.0, whole genome shotgun sequence window:
- the DMAC2L gene encoding ATP synthase subunit s, mitochondrial isoform X1: MMLFGKVSQQLCGIKKLPWSCDSRYFWGWLNAVFNKVDYDRIRDVGPDRAASEWLLRCGAMVRYHGQERWQTDYNHLPTGPLDKYKIQAIDATNSCIMSIGFDHMVGLQHVEKIRLCKCHYIEDDCLLRLGQLENLQKSILEMEIISCGNITDKGIIALRHLSAGMRMLELKATTAILKSSWSHTTVYRVAGNLQDNLWETMGSFLHL; this comes from the exons ATGATGCTGTTTGGAAAAGTTTCCCAGCAGTTGTGTGGCATAAAGAAACTCCCATGGTCATGTGATTCCAGATACTTCTGGGGCTGGTTGAATGCAGTGTTTAATAA GGTGGATTATGATCGCATCAGGGATGTTGGCCCTGACAGGGCAGCATCCGAGTGGTTGCTGCGCTGTGGGGCCATGGTGCGCTACCATGGCCAGGAGAGGTGGCAGACGGATTACAACCACCTTCCAACAGGCCCTCTGGACAAATACAAGATTCAGGCGATTGACGCCACCAACTCTTGTATCATGAGCATTGGATTTGATCACATGG TGGGCCTACAGCATGTTGAAAAAATAAGGCTGTGCAAGTGTCATTATATCGAGGATGACTGTTTGCTGAGACTTGGTCAActtgaaaatttacaaaaaagcatattggaaatggaaataatatccTGTGGGAATATCACAGACAAAGGCATCATTGCTTTGCGTCATTTAAG TGCTGGAATGAGGATGCTGGAGCTGAAAGCCACAACTGCCATCCTCAAGTCTAGCTGGAGTCATACCACTGTGTACCGGGTGGCAG GAAATCTGCAGGACAATCTCTGGGAAACCATGGGAAGCTTTCTACATTTATGA
- the DMAC2L gene encoding ATP synthase subunit s, mitochondrial isoform X3 — protein MMLFGKVSQQLCGIKKLPWSCDSRYFWGWLNAVFNKVDYDRIRDVGPDRAASEWLLRCGAMVRYHGQERWQTDYNHLPTGPLDKYKIQAIDATNSCIMSIGFDHMVGLQHVEKIRLCKCHYIEDDCLLRLGQLENLQKSILEMEIISCGNITDKGIIALRHLRNLKYLLLSDLPGVREKENLIQVFETALPSLELKLQLK, from the exons ATGATGCTGTTTGGAAAAGTTTCCCAGCAGTTGTGTGGCATAAAGAAACTCCCATGGTCATGTGATTCCAGATACTTCTGGGGCTGGTTGAATGCAGTGTTTAATAA GGTGGATTATGATCGCATCAGGGATGTTGGCCCTGACAGGGCAGCATCCGAGTGGTTGCTGCGCTGTGGGGCCATGGTGCGCTACCATGGCCAGGAGAGGTGGCAGACGGATTACAACCACCTTCCAACAGGCCCTCTGGACAAATACAAGATTCAGGCGATTGACGCCACCAACTCTTGTATCATGAGCATTGGATTTGATCACATGG TGGGCCTACAGCATGTTGAAAAAATAAGGCTGTGCAAGTGTCATTATATCGAGGATGACTGTTTGCTGAGACTTGGTCAActtgaaaatttacaaaaaagcatattggaaatggaaataatatccTGTGGGAATATCACAGACAAAGGCATCATTGCTTTGCGTCATTTAAG aaacctcaaatatttgttgttaaGTGATCTTCCCGgagtaagagaaaaagaaaatcttatccAAGTCTTTGAGACAGCACTGCCCTCTCTGGAACTAAAATTACAATTGAAGTAA
- the DMAC2L gene encoding ATP synthase subunit s, mitochondrial isoform X2 → MMLFGKVSQQLCGIKKLPWSCDSRYFWGWLNAVFNKVDYDRIRDVGPDRAASEWLLRCGAMVRYHGQERWQTDYNHLPTGPLDKYKIQAIDATNSCIMSIGFDHMVGLQHVEKIRLCKCHYIEDDCLLRLGQLENLQKSILEMEIISCGNITDKGIIALRHLRKSAGQSLGNHGKLSTFMKPGLLLRLHQQTREQEITKDI, encoded by the exons ATGATGCTGTTTGGAAAAGTTTCCCAGCAGTTGTGTGGCATAAAGAAACTCCCATGGTCATGTGATTCCAGATACTTCTGGGGCTGGTTGAATGCAGTGTTTAATAA GGTGGATTATGATCGCATCAGGGATGTTGGCCCTGACAGGGCAGCATCCGAGTGGTTGCTGCGCTGTGGGGCCATGGTGCGCTACCATGGCCAGGAGAGGTGGCAGACGGATTACAACCACCTTCCAACAGGCCCTCTGGACAAATACAAGATTCAGGCGATTGACGCCACCAACTCTTGTATCATGAGCATTGGATTTGATCACATGG TGGGCCTACAGCATGTTGAAAAAATAAGGCTGTGCAAGTGTCATTATATCGAGGATGACTGTTTGCTGAGACTTGGTCAActtgaaaatttacaaaaaagcatattggaaatggaaataatatccTGTGGGAATATCACAGACAAAGGCATCATTGCTTTGCGTCATTTAAG GAAATCTGCAGGACAATCTCTGGGAAACCATGGGAAGCTTTCTACATTTATGAAACCTGGGTTACTTCTGAGGCTTCACCAACAGACAAGAGAACAGGAAATCACTAAGGATATTTAG